In Tumebacillus amylolyticus, the sequence AACACAGCGCCGACGGCGATCAAGAGGCACAAGATCACGATCGCGACAGGGTTTTTCAGCGAAAACTTAGTAAAAAACGACACGAATTACTCCCCACTTTCTTTCTGTTATAGGCATATAGACGATGGAAACGTTAGCAACCCTTCACTTCGATAAAAAATTGTGAACCAAAAAATAAAAAAACACCTACCCGATATCCGGATAGGTGTACTTTTTATGATTTAACCTTTGTCTTGGTCTCGATTCCTGCTTCGTTGAGCATCCATTCGAGGAACACCCCATAGCCTTGCGTGGGGTCGTTGACGAATACATGGGTGACGGCGCCGACGACTTTTCCGTCTTGGAGGATCGGGCTGCCAGACATCCCTTGGATGATGCCGCCCGTTTTTTCCAACAGGCGCTTGTCTGTCACTTTGATGACCATCGATTTAGTGGCGGGATACTTTTGTTTCATGACGTTGACGATCTGGATGTCGAACTCCTCGACTTTTTGGCTGTCCACGACGGTGAGGATGGAGGCTTTCCCCTCATGAACTTGTTCGGCGAGGGCGACGGGCATCGCTTTGGAGATTTTGGCGTTGTCCGGCAGGTTGTTCATGTTGCCGAAGACACCAAAGTCGGAGTTGCGGGTAATCGATCCGAGGACTTTGTCTTCGTCGATGAAGATCCCGCGCTTCTCCCCTGGGGAACCGCTTTCGCCTTTGTCAATCGAGGTGACGGAGCTGTGGACGATCTGGCCTTCGCCTACGCCGATCGGTTGACCGGTGTCCACGTCGGTGATGATATGACCGAGGGCACCGAATTTTTTCTGATCCGGCGCGTAGAACGTGAGGGTACCAACACCGGCTGCCGAGTCGCGGATGTAGAGGCCGATACGGTAGATGTCGCTGTCTTTGTCATAGAGCGGCTTCACTTTGAGTTTGAGCTGCTCCTTCTGCCGTTTGATCGTGAATTCCATCGGCTTGCCGGTCTTGCCTGCTTTGTTGATCAACTCCGCAGCTTGCTCGACCGATTTGACGGTGGTGCCGTCAATGGCGGTGATGATGTCACCGACTTTGACTTGCGCTTGCTCGGCGGGCGAGATGGAGTCTTTGCCCGCTTTGACCAAGTTGTAGCCAACTACCATGATGCCGGAGGACTTGAGTTTGACGCCGATCGACTGGCCGCCGGGGACGACTTTTAGGTCCGGGACCACGTTCACATGGACCGACTTGACCGGAATCAGACCGAACAGTTTTACTTTTAGGTCGGCGGTGCCGGTTTTGCCGGAATCGAGCTGTAGAGGTTGATTGAGGTGGGAAACCGCCGATTTCGGAGTTCCGGAGACGGAGATGACGTCCGGTTGCGACGTCGTCACCGTGGCGAACGACTTCATTCCGAGATCGAGTGCGGCGTGTGCGCCTTGCAAGATGCGCAGTTCCTGGGGAATGCTTGCGAGCTGATGAATGGGTGTAAACCAACACATGGCGACGAATAGGATTGCAACCAAGAGACCTGTTAGTTTCCTGCGAGTGTGTCTAGTCAACCATCTCACCCTCCCCTTTCTTCCCGTGTCTACACCTCTTTGAAGTGATGGTTCTACTATGCCTCCCTGACAGATGTCGTATCCTGCGAAACATCTGCCATTGAACCCACCTTCAACTTTTAAATTTCCGGGCGCGTTCCAACATTTCGGAGGCGTGGCGTAGCGTAGTTTCCGTCAGTTCAAGCCCTGAGATCATGCGGGCGAGTTCCTGCACGCGCAGGTCGTCGTCCAACGCATACACGGCGGTTCGAGTGCGACCGTCCTCCATGCTTTTTTCGATTAAGTAGTGCGTGTCTGCCATCGCCGACACCTGCGCCAAGTGCGTGACGCAGATCACTTGCCGCGACTGGGAGACGACGGCCAGTTTCTCCGCCACGGCTTGGGCAGCCCGGCCGGAGATTCCGGTATCTACTTCGTCAAAAATCAGCGTGCCCACATCGTCCGCATCGGCGAGCAACGTCTTGAGCGCCAGCATCGTGCGCGAGAGTTCGCCGCCCGATGCAATTTTGGCAAGCGGACGCAGAGATTCACCCACATTCGGGGAGAAAAGGAACTCGACCCTGTCGATTCCCGCTTCCGTCACATGGACGCGGCGTTCGCCGATCGGCAATCCGTCTTCTTCCTGAATCTGCGTGAAGCTGATCGCAAACTGGGTGTTTGGCATCATCAGCTCGCCCAGTTCCTTCATCACCGCTTTGGCGAGGCGTTCGGAAGCCGCGCGTCGCGCTTTGGAGAGAGCGACCGCGTTTTTGGCAAGCCCTTTGCCCGCTCGCTCCAACTCAAGGGACAACCGTTCCAAGTTCTCTTCGTGGTTCTCCAACGCTTCGAGGTCGCGAAGCAACTTGTCCCGGTAGACGAGGATCTCCTCGACCGTGTCTCCATATTTTTTCCGCAGGCGGCGCAAGACATTCAGACGATCGTCCAGTTGGGATAATTTGTTCGGGTTGAACTCCACTTCGTTTCGGTAATCGCGCAAACTATGCGCAGCTTCTTCGACGTGGAGAAGTGCCGTTTTAATCAACTCAAGCGTCGGTGCGAGCGACTCGTCATAGCGGACGGCTCCATCTAAATCGACGATGGTCTGGTTGAGTTGATCCAAAGCCGATGAGTTGCGCCCCTCGCCGCTGTAGAGTCGATCATAGGAAGCATTGGCGGCGGCAAACAATTTTTCAGCGTGCGCCAGACGCTTGCGCTCTTCTTCAAGTTCCACGTCTTCGCCGGGGCGCGGGTTGGCTTCTTGGATTTCTTGCAGTTGAAAACGCACGATGTCGAGACGCTGGATTCGCTCTTGTTCGCCAAGGCGCGCCTCGCGAATTTTTTGCCGCGCAACACGGAAGTCGCGGAAACTCGCTTCGACCGCCGCACGCAGCGCCAACAGGTCTTCGCCGCCAAATGCGTCGATCAGGGCGATCTGCTCCCGCGGGTCGGTCAGCGTCTGGTGCTCGTGCTGTCCGTGCATGCTCATCAAGTATTGCCCAAATCGACGGAGCATCTGCACGGTGACCATGCGGCCATTGACGCGGCAGACGTTCTTGCCCGCCGCTGAAAGCTCGCGGGAAACCAGCACGCCCTCGTCGTCGAGGTCGATGCCGTACTCCTCACACAATTCTCGAAACTCATTCGATACGGGAACGGCAAAAAGAGCCTCGATGGTGGCTTTCGCAGCGCCTTGCCGAACGGTGTCGGACGAGGCTCTGCCCCCCAAGATGAGGCTCATGGCGTCCAGCAGAATGGATTTCCCGGCACCCGTCTCCCCCGTCAGGATGTTCAATCCCGGTTCGAGGGACAGGTGGACTTCTTCAATCAGCGCAAAGTTGCGCACGGTCAACTCCATCAACATGGTGAAAAAAACCCCCTAGACGTAGGAGAGGAATCGATTGACGATACTCGGGGCGATCTCGGTGGATCGGGTGATGATCAAGATCGTGTCATCTCCACAGATGGTGCCAAGCACTTCCGACCAGTCCAACGCATCCACGATGGCGCCGACCGCGTGTGCGTTCCCCGGCAGTGTCTTCATGACGATCAGGTTTTCGGCCCGGTCGATCGACACAAAGGAGTCGAGCAACATCCGGCGCAATTTTTGCTCCGGATTGTACGTCGGTTCGGCCGGCAACGAATACTTGTAGGTGCCGTTCGGAGTTGGGGTCTTGACGAGGTGCAGTTCTTTGATATCACGCGAGACTGTCGCTTGGGTGACTTGGAAACCGGCGGCGCGGAGTTGCTCCACCAGGTCCTCCTGTGTCTCGATCTCTTGCCCGGTAATGATCTCACGAATTTTCAACAGGCGTTGGCCTTTCATTCTCTATCGAACCCTTTCTCTCACGTCGCGACGTGCAATTTGCGGCGTAGTACATCGAAAAATTCCCTATCGCGCCATTTAATCAACGTGGTCTTGTACCCGGCTTGCCGGACACGGATCACGTCGTGATTCTCCAATTCATAAAAAAGCTGTCCATCAACTGAGAGCACCAATTCATCGTGGGTCGCTTCCACTTCCACTCGCACTTCTTGGTTGGCGGCGATGACCATCGGCCGCGAATGCAAGGTGTGCGGACAGATCGGAGTCAGCACGATCACGTCGATATGCGGAGAAACGACCGGTCCCCCGCAAGAGAGCGAGTACGCCGTGGAACCCGTCGGTGTGGAAACGAGCAAACCGTCGCCCGTGTATTGGTCCACGTACATGTCGTCTACGAACACGCGATTGGTCACCATCCGGCCAAACGACCCTTTGGCAATCGCCACGTCGTTCAAACCCACCGCTTCGTGCAAGACCTGACCCCCGCGGATGACCTGCGCTTCCAGCATCAAGCGCTCCTCCAAGCAGTAGTCTCCTGCCAAGACCCGCTGGACCGCGTTCTCCATGTCTTTGGGCTCCGCTTCGGAGAGGAAGCCGAGGTGTCCCAGATTGATGCCAAGCATCGGCAAGCCCGTCTTGGCGAACTGGCGGGCAAATCCCAGAATGGTGCCGTCCCCGCCCAATACGAAGAGAATTTCGACTCGGCTCGGAAAGTCGCTTTGCGGAATTCCAAGTTCCGGGCGTCCGATCTTCTCCGCCGATTCCTCATCGACAAACACGTGTGCCCCGTGGCGTTCAATGATCTCCACCAAGTTTTGGGTGACCGGAATCGCCGTTGGCTTGGTGGGGTTGACCGCCAATCCGATTGTCTTCATAAAGGATGCCCTCCATTCTGTAGACAGGCTTTCACATTCTTAACAAGCATTCGCTGTCTTGAATAAGAATTCCTTTTTATCGTTCTAAGGAAGAATGCGCATCTTGAACAACTCCCTGAATTTTCTCCGTCAGTTCCTCCGGAGACAGGCCGTTCCCAACCTTCGTCAAGTGCGCCAAAAATTCAATGTTCCCATCCCCGCCCGTGATGGGCGAGAAGGTGATGTCGACAACGCGGAAGCCTTGCGCCACAGCCGTTCCCAACGTATGTACGAGCACGTCACGGTGTACCTCCGGGTCGCGGACGATGCCGTTTTTGCCCACACGGTCACGACCTGCTTCAAACTGCGGCTTGATCAGGGAGAGCAGTTGACCGTCTTCCGTTAAAATATTCGAGATCACCGGCAGCAAGAGTCGAATCGAGATGAACGAAACGTCCATGACCGCCACTTGCGGTGTCTCTCCCTTGAGGTCTTGGGGTTGCAGATGGCGGAAGTTGGTGCGCTCCATGACGATTACACGCGGGTCGTTGCGCACTTTCCACGCCAGTTGGCCGTAGCCGACGTCGATGGAATAGACTTGCTTCGCTCCGTTTTGCAGCGCGCAGTCGGAGAATCCCCCCGTGGAGGCGCCGATGTCGACGACGACTTTGTCCACCAGCGAGACGTTGAAAGCGGCGAGCGCTTTTTCCAACTTGAGACCGCCGCGTGAGACGTACGGATGCAAGTCTCCCTTGACGGTGATCTTCGCTTCCACTTTGATTTTGGTGCCCGCTTTGTCGACACGTTCTCCGTCGACGGAAACCAGTCCCGCCATGATGGCCGCTTTGGCCCGCTCGCGGGAATCATAATGGCCTTGTTCCACTAACAGTACATCTAACCGTTCCTTAGCACTCATGTCATACCCTCTGTCATCAATGATTTGTCTCTTGTTACCGTTCACTAAAAACGGGCAAGACATGCGTCCCGCCCGCTCTGTACAGCTATGAAGCTATGGTTACGCGCGCTTCTGTTTGAGCGGCGCCATGGTTTTGACCAGTTCCACCACCGAATCGACGTTGAGGCCGACGTGGTCGAGCAGTTGTTGCGGGTCTCCGTGTTCCACGAACAGGTCCGGCAGACCCATCGGGTAGATCTCCATGCCGTAGATGCGGTTCAGTGCAAAAAATTCCATGACTGCACTCCCCATACCGCCCTGGGTCGAACCTTCCTCGATCGTAACGATGCGCATCCCCTGCTTGGCGAGGTCGAGCAAGAGTTCCTCGTCCAGCGGTTTTACGAAACGCATGTTGACAACCTTCGCATCAATTCCGCTCTCAACGAGGGCTTCTGCAGCTTTCTGCGCAACGTGAACCATCGACCCGAGCGCGAGAATCGCCACGTCCTTGCCTTCGCGAACGGTTTCCGACTTGCCGATCGGAAGTGCTTTGAATTCCGTGTCCATCTGTACACCGAGACCGCCGCCGCGCGGATAACGCATCGCAATCGGGCCGGCGTGGTTGACCGCGGTGTAGAGCATCTGGCGGAATTCGTTCTCGTCCTTCGGTGCCATGATCGTGAAGTTCGGGACGCAACGCAAGAATGCGATGTCAAAAGCGCCTTGGTGCGTTTCGCCGTCGTTGCCGACCAGACCCGCGCGGTCGATGGCAATCGTCACGGGCAAGTTCTGGATGGCAATGTCGTGAATCGCTTGGTCGTACGCACGCTGCAGGAACGTCGAGTAGATCGCGAGCACCGGCTTTTTGCCCCCGCATGCAAGACCTGCGGCAAACGTCGCCGAGTGTTGCTCTGCGATCCCGACGTCGAAGCAACGCTCCGGGAACACTTCTTGGAACTTGATCAGACCCGAGCCCGGCAACATCGCCGGCGTAATCGCCACGATGTCCGGGTCCCGCTCGGCCAACTCGATCATCGTGTCGGCAAACAAGTTCGGGTATTGCGGCGGTGCCGGTTTGACAACTTTCGGCGCATCGCCTTTGACGACGTTGAAGCCTTTGGAGACGGAGTGCATTTTGTCGGGCGCATCGGCGGCGACGGCATAGCCTTTGCCTTTTTGCGTGACAACATGCAGAAGCACCGGACCCTTGGTCTGTTTGGCGCGTTGCATATAGGTCAAAAGCGTCGGCAAGTCATGTCCGTTGATCGGGCCGAGGTAGGTAAACCCGAACTCTTCAAACAGCATGCCCGGCACGAGGAAGGACTTGAAAGAGTCCTTGAAGCGGTCGATCAGGCGCGTGGTTTTGTCCCCAAGGTCGCCGAACTTATGTAAGAAGTTCACGACGTCCTTCTTGAGCGACGAATAGGACGGATCGACGCGCAGTTTGGTCAGATAGTGGGAAATCGCTCCGACGTTCGGTGCGATCGACATCTCGTTGTCGTTGAGGACGACGAGCATATCTGTTCCGAGATGTCCGGCGTGGTTGAGCGCTTCAAACGCCATCCCGCCGGTCATCGAGCCGTCGCCGATCACAGCGATGACTTTGTGGTCTTCGCCCGCGATGTCCCGGGCTGATGCATAGCCCATCGCGGCCGAGATTGAGGTGCTGGCATGCCCGACATCGAACATGTCGTGCTCCGATTCGGAGCGTTTCGGGAAGCCAGACATCCCCTTGAATTTGCGCAAAGTCGGGAAGAGGTGCTTTCGTCCCGTCAGGATCTTGTGTACGTAGGCTTGGTGCCCTACGTCCCAGATGATCTTGTCACGGGGAGAGTCGTAAATTTGGTGCAGAGCCAGCGTTAATTCCACAGCTCCCAAATTGGAGCCGAAGTGCCCGCCTGTCGTCGCCAAGTTCTCGATCAAGAACTGACGAATTTCCTCTGCGAGTTGATTGAGTTGTTCCACCGACAAATGCTTTATATCAGAGGGGGTATTGATTTTGTCAAGAAGCATGTGTACCGCCTCACTTCGTGATAGTCAAAACAAGTAGTCAAAAAAAGTCACTCGTCTAACCATTGTATCACAGCACAGCTTTTCCTTTCCATCCCTTTTCCTTAGTCGTTAGTGTGTACAAAAAAAGGAAGAAAGCCGCAGGGCCTCTTCCTTTTTCTTGAAAACTTTTACTCATTGAACGTGACCGACAACGAGCCGTCCCAATCGAGGGCGACACCGGTGCGGTAGAACTCGTCACTTTGATAGAAATACAAGCGCGCAATCAAGTCGTGCGGATTGCGGCGCATCACTTCCACGAATCGTTCGCGGGCGTCGTAGAAGCGACCGTGTTTGAAGAACGTAACGCCCTCTTCAAACAGCGGCTTCGTTTCAGACTTCAGCAAACGAGTGGCTTGATCGTCCGCTTCAAACACATCGTAAAGCTCCAGCGTCCGCCCTTCGAGAGAGATCTTGCCGATGTTGCGGGCCGGAACACGATGGGTCGCGTCTCCCTCTTCATACGTGGACTTGGTGGTCAACAGGGTGACTTTGAAGTGCTCGGTCAATTGCTCCAACGTGCCTGTCAAAATCACTTGGTCGGAAATCAGAGAGGAGTCCAAACGATCATCCGCCCCGATGACGCCGAGCGTGATGTCGCCGGTGTGGATGCCGATGCCGACCGGAACTTCGAGTCGGCGGCACATGCCGACGGCTGCCGCATACGCGTCTGCAGGCTGCTTCGGGAACAAAGCGACGACACCTGCTTCAAGGAACTTGGCAATCATGCCCCCGTGCTCCGCCACTTCCTTGGAAACGTGTGCGAGGAAGCGGTTGTTGATCAGATCGTAAGTCTCTTGCGGGTCGTTGTTGACCCCTTGGCGGAAGTCGTGAATGTTGATCACGAGCACCGACATGTGCTCCAAGATCTTCTGATCTCCAAGGTCGAGCGAGGTGATGTCTTTGCCCAGATACAACTCGAGATTTTCCGGGAAATAGCGTTTGTAGGCGTCGCGCAATTGTTTCGTCTGCTCGATGCTCTCTTGAATCGAAGCGGCCATTTCATTAAATTGTCGGCCCAACTCCCCGACTTGGTCTTGGGAATGATCTTCAATCCAGAAGCTTCGCTTCTCCTCCGGGTTGGCCCGCAGGATGGAAACACTTTCCTGCAGACGAGTGATTCGTCGAAGTTGCAACCACGTCACCAGCAGGACGACACCGAGAATCAAGATCGTGAACCCGGTCACGATCATGATCGTGATCAAGCGCTCTTCGAGAATTTGCTGGTC encodes:
- a CDS encoding TlyA family RNA methyltransferase, coding for MSAKERLDVLLVEQGHYDSRERAKAAIMAGLVSVDGERVDKAGTKIKVEAKITVKGDLHPYVSRGGLKLEKALAAFNVSLVDKVVVDIGASTGGFSDCALQNGAKQVYSIDVGYGQLAWKVRNDPRVIVMERTNFRHLQPQDLKGETPQVAVMDVSFISIRLLLPVISNILTEDGQLLSLIKPQFEAGRDRVGKNGIVRDPEVHRDVLVHTLGTAVAQGFRVVDITFSPITGGDGNIEFLAHLTKVGNGLSPEELTEKIQGVVQDAHSSLER
- the ahrC gene encoding transcriptional regulator AhrC/ArgR, translating into MKGQRLLKIREIITGQEIETQEDLVEQLRAAGFQVTQATVSRDIKELHLVKTPTPNGTYKYSLPAEPTYNPEQKLRRMLLDSFVSIDRAENLIVMKTLPGNAHAVGAIVDALDWSEVLGTICGDDTILIITRSTEIAPSIVNRFLSYV
- the dxs gene encoding 1-deoxy-D-xylulose-5-phosphate synthase; protein product: MLLDKINTPSDIKHLSVEQLNQLAEEIRQFLIENLATTGGHFGSNLGAVELTLALHQIYDSPRDKIIWDVGHQAYVHKILTGRKHLFPTLRKFKGMSGFPKRSESEHDMFDVGHASTSISAAMGYASARDIAGEDHKVIAVIGDGSMTGGMAFEALNHAGHLGTDMLVVLNDNEMSIAPNVGAISHYLTKLRVDPSYSSLKKDVVNFLHKFGDLGDKTTRLIDRFKDSFKSFLVPGMLFEEFGFTYLGPINGHDLPTLLTYMQRAKQTKGPVLLHVVTQKGKGYAVAADAPDKMHSVSKGFNVVKGDAPKVVKPAPPQYPNLFADTMIELAERDPDIVAITPAMLPGSGLIKFQEVFPERCFDVGIAEQHSATFAAGLACGGKKPVLAIYSTFLQRAYDQAIHDIAIQNLPVTIAIDRAGLVGNDGETHQGAFDIAFLRCVPNFTIMAPKDENEFRQMLYTAVNHAGPIAMRYPRGGGLGVQMDTEFKALPIGKSETVREGKDVAILALGSMVHVAQKAAEALVESGIDAKVVNMRFVKPLDEELLLDLAKQGMRIVTIEEGSTQGGMGSAVMEFFALNRIYGMEIYPMGLPDLFVEHGDPQQLLDHVGLNVDSVVELVKTMAPLKQKRA
- the spoIVB gene encoding SpoIVB peptidase, giving the protein MTRHTRRKLTGLLVAILFVAMCWFTPIHQLASIPQELRILQGAHAALDLGMKSFATVTTSQPDVISVSGTPKSAVSHLNQPLQLDSGKTGTADLKVKLFGLIPVKSVHVNVVPDLKVVPGGQSIGVKLKSSGIMVVGYNLVKAGKDSISPAEQAQVKVGDIITAIDGTTVKSVEQAAELINKAGKTGKPMEFTIKRQKEQLKLKVKPLYDKDSDIYRIGLYIRDSAAGVGTLTFYAPDQKKFGALGHIITDVDTGQPIGVGEGQIVHSSVTSIDKGESGSPGEKRGIFIDEDKVLGSITRNSDFGVFGNMNNLPDNAKISKAMPVALAEQVHEGKASILTVVDSQKVEEFDIQIVNVMKQKYPATKSMVIKVTDKRLLEKTGGIIQGMSGSPILQDGKVVGAVTHVFVNDPTQGYGVFLEWMLNEAGIETKTKVKS
- a CDS encoding NAD(+)/NADH kinase, translating into MKTIGLAVNPTKPTAIPVTQNLVEIIERHGAHVFVDEESAEKIGRPELGIPQSDFPSRVEILFVLGGDGTILGFARQFAKTGLPMLGINLGHLGFLSEAEPKDMENAVQRVLAGDYCLEERLMLEAQVIRGGQVLHEAVGLNDVAIAKGSFGRMVTNRVFVDDMYVDQYTGDGLLVSTPTGSTAYSLSCGGPVVSPHIDVIVLTPICPHTLHSRPMVIAANQEVRVEVEATHDELVLSVDGQLFYELENHDVIRVRQAGYKTTLIKWRDREFFDVLRRKLHVAT
- the recN gene encoding DNA repair protein RecN, which produces MLMELTVRNFALIEEVHLSLEPGLNILTGETGAGKSILLDAMSLILGGRASSDTVRQGAAKATIEALFAVPVSNEFRELCEEYGIDLDDEGVLVSRELSAAGKNVCRVNGRMVTVQMLRRFGQYLMSMHGQHEHQTLTDPREQIALIDAFGGEDLLALRAAVEASFRDFRVARQKIREARLGEQERIQRLDIVRFQLQEIQEANPRPGEDVELEEERKRLAHAEKLFAAANASYDRLYSGEGRNSSALDQLNQTIVDLDGAVRYDESLAPTLELIKTALLHVEEAAHSLRDYRNEVEFNPNKLSQLDDRLNVLRRLRKKYGDTVEEILVYRDKLLRDLEALENHEENLERLSLELERAGKGLAKNAVALSKARRAASERLAKAVMKELGELMMPNTQFAISFTQIQEEDGLPIGERRVHVTEAGIDRVEFLFSPNVGESLRPLAKIASGGELSRTMLALKTLLADADDVGTLIFDEVDTGISGRAAQAVAEKLAVVSQSRQVICVTHLAQVSAMADTHYLIEKSMEDGRTRTAVYALDDDLRVQELARMISGLELTETTLRHASEMLERARKFKS